The DNA sequence CAGGCAGCGCAGCCAACACAGACAGCGGTGTAGAAATGACTGGCAATGCAGGGGGCAGCACTGAGGACCTGTCCAGCTTGGACGAGGGGCCTTGCATTGCCGGTACTGGTCTGTCTACTCTTCACCGCCTTGAGAACCTCAGGCTGGACCAGCTCCATCAACTCCGGCCAATAGGGACCCGGGGTCTCAAACTGCCCAGCTTGTCCCACACTGGTGAGACCTGGGTGTGGGAGGTGTTGCTGGGCTGATATGGACCTGCCCTGAGGTTGGGAGGAGGCCACCCTTCAGGCTGCCATATGGCACCTTTTTACAATTAGAAATAGGTCCCTCTTCCTCAAGACACTTTCCATTGTGTCTTGTGACATACAAACATACAAAGTCCATGATGTGAAAGCTATTCCCTAGGGTTGTGCAGCATACAACATGTATGACTGTTCACTGCTGCTCTGGTGACCAGAAGCAGAATAGGCATGGGAGAAGTAGAAGATAGAACCAAGTGGTTAGGGATAAAAAACTTATCTCTGTCACATGGGGGAGGCAGGGTGAGATTCAGGGGGCTCCCTAACCACcttgccttttctccttttctccctgtcACTTGCAGGCACCCCTGTGTCCCGCCGTCTGGGCCCCCCAGTGTCCCTTGACCGCCGCAGCAGCAGCTCCAGCAGCATCAGCTCTGCCTATACTGTCAGCCGCCgctcctccctggcctccccttTTCCCCCAGGCTCCCCACCAGAGAATGGAGCATCCTCCCTGCCCGGCCTCACACCTGCCCAGCACTACCTGCTCCGGGCAAAATATTCCTCAGCCAGAGGGGGTGGTACCCCACCCACTGTAGCACCCAGCCTGGATCGGATGGGGGGTCTTCCTGCACCTCCTTGGAGAAGCCGAGCTGAATATCCAGGATACAACCCCAATGCAGGGGTCACCCGGAGGGCCAGTGACCCAGCCCGGGCTGCTGACCGCCCTGCTCCAGCCAGAGTCCAGCGGTTCAAGAGCCTGGGCTGTGTCCACACTCCCCTGACTGtggcagggggaggaaggaacCTTGATCCCCACCTCCCAACCTCTGTCTATTCACCACAGCCCCCCAGTATCACTGAGAATGTTGCCATGGATACTAGAGGGCTACGGGAGGAGCCAGAGGTTGGGACCTCCATGATGGGCAGTGGTCTGAACCCCTATATGGACTTTCCACCTGCTGATACTCTGGGATATGGGGGACCTGAAGGGGCAGCAGCTGAACCTTATGGAGCTAGGGGTCCAGGCTCCCTGCCCCTTGGGCCTGGTCCACCCACCAACTACAGCCCCAATCCCTGTCCCCAGCAGATCTCATATCCTGACCCCACACCAGAAACATGGGGTGAATTCTCTTCCCACTCTGGGCTGTACCCAGGCCCCAAGGCTGGAGCCTATAGCCAGTGTCCTCGACTTGAACATTATGGACAAGTGCAGGTCAAGCCGGAACAGGGGTGCCCAGTGGGGTCTGATTCCACAGGACTGGCACCCTGCCTCAATGCCCACCCCAATGAGGGGCCTCCACGCCCACAGCCTCTGTTCTCCCACTAccctcagccccctcctccccaataTCCCCAGCCAGGCCCCTATACGCAGCCACCCCCTGATTATCTTCCTTCAGAACCCAGGCCTGGCCTGGATTTTGATTCCCCTGCTCATTCCACAGGACAGCTCAAGGCTCAGCGTGTGTGTAATTATGTTCAGTCTCAACAGGAGCTgctgtgggaggctgggggaaggggagatgcTCCAGTCCAGGAACCATGCTACCAGAGTCCCAAATTTCTGGGGGGTTCCCAGGTTAGCCCAAACCCTGCTAAAGCCCCAGTGACCACATATGGACCTGGCTTTGCACCCAGTTTGCCCAATCACAAGTCAGGCTCTTATCCCACCCCTTCACTGTGCCACGAAAATTTTGTGGTGGGGGCAAACAGGGCTTCCCACAGGGCAGCAGCACCACCCCGACTTCTGCCCCCACTGCCCACTTGCTATGGGCCCCTCAAGGTGGGAAGCACCAACCCCAGCTGTGGCCATCCTGAGGTGGGCAGGCTAGGAGGGGGTCCTGCCTTGTACCCGCCTCCCGAAGGGCAGGTATGTAACCCTCTGGACTCTCTTGATCTTGACAACACTCAGCTGGACTTTGTGGCTATTCTGGATGAGGCCCAGGGGCTGAGTCCTCCCCATTCCCAGGAACAGGGGGGCAGCTCTGAACATACCCCACCTCCCTCTGGGGCCCCCAACATGGCTGTGGGCAACATGAGTGTCTTACTGAGATCCCTGCCTGGGGAGACACAATTCCTCAACACTAGTGCCTGAAGAGTGGGGAACCTTATCCATCACAGATCTGCTTTTCCTAAGGGGCTTCCATCCCTCCAGAGAGTCAGGTAGAAGCTGCAGCCCCCTGCACAAGATGCCCCAGGAATGGAAGGTTGGACTGGTGGCTGTATATAGTCTGTACGTGTTTTGAGGAGCAATTTGACCATGACACTGTTTCCTGTTAATAAAGGAACTGCATCAGAAAGAATGCTGCTTTACGTGTTACTCTCTTGGGGAGAAGTGATAACAGTGAATAAAAAGAGAAGCAGGGATTAATCCACTCGCTTTCCTCTTTAGAGAAGCTCCCTTACCCCATCCCAAGCCCTCAGGACAGACTCACAGAGATGGAGACAGTCATATAGGAGACACAGGATTTAAGGAGATGCCCTCAAAACAGAACACACCACCACCAATGGAGATCATTAGAAATACATGTTCTCTTCTTCCTTGCCCACGTCAAGGGAAGAGGTTGGTGAAGTTGGTGAGCATCAGCTGGACTAGCTGCCCAGGGTAGAGGGCATGGGCTGCTGGGTCTGATGTCTCCTGCTCTGGCCGAAACAGGGTTGGTCCAAACACAATTCCCAGGTTGTGGGGAGTCATGCGATTCTTATCTGAGTGCGCTATCACCCTGTGGGCAAAAGCCAAGGGAGGGGGATATAAGGCAGCAGCTTGCCACTTCGAATCAATCTAACCCTTCGGAGGTTTGAGTGGGGAGTTGTTCACTCTGGGATCCCTCCATATGGTGACTGAAAGAAACCATGAGGAGAGCCTAGGAGGAATGGAGATGGACCAGTGGAGAAACCTTCAGGATACAACCTGAAGATACAGCTAGGATACAACTGCCTCTATACAGCTTCAGGGGACTGTCCCAAGAGTCCTCTCTGTTCACAGTTTGGGAGGCTTTAATTTAAATGGCCATCCCCTCTCAGCAGTCAttgcccaggcccagcccagctaAACAAGCCATCACCACTGCCCCAGTGGGAGACaaagaggcagagggaagggagaggtaaGATGTCCCTTATTTCTCTCACAGCATCCCTGGGCTTGTCTTGGTCCCATTTCCCCATCTGATGTTGACCTATCCAAAGGCTCTGACCCTGGTAACGTGCGTTCTGCACAGAGGTTGCCTGTCTCCTCAACTGCCCACTAAACTTAGGTGCTTCCTTACCTTTACCCCCCCTAAACAGAGTCCCTGCTGCATGCCCGCCTCATCCTCCCCTGACAGCACAAAGATGCTCAGTCTTCCTGACCTGCATAAATGCTCCAGGAGGTACCGCAGAGTGTCATGGTTGGGCTTTGGCATTGAGCCTATTAATTCTTGTATCTGAGACAGGCGCTGCTCTGATTCAGAGAgtgctagagagagagagagtgatggGAAAGGCATGGGAGTGAGGTTAAGGAAGGTGCTAGGACAGGGTGGGTAAACTCACTATGCTTTCCCATACTCATGGAAGACATCATTAATCTATCACAGCTTTCTTTTTCACATAGCCCAGCTGTAGCCTCAGAATTCTTTTAAACACAGCCCTCTAAACATTCACAAAAAAATGAGTTGGCCTATGAGTTGAAAGTTATTTTCCATCTCTGTGGTCAGGATGGGATAGGAGAGTGTAAGGGAACTTCTATTCTATTCTTTACCACTCATGGCCCCCACATCAAGGATGCTGCCCAAGGCTCCCAACTCTTACCAAGGGCAGCACGAAAATGTGGCAGGAGCAGTGGGGgcaccagaggctggggcagctCACGGAGAAAAAGTTTCAGGGCTCCGGTGACCACATGAATGTCATCCCACTCAGCACTGTCCAAATCTAACCGGCCttctggaaggagaaagaggtACAGGGGGATTCAGGACTCATGAAGGGCCAGAGAGACCCAGAGACTCAGAGATCAGGAGTTCTGGAGAAATCCAGTCAAGGCAGACCATAGGAATGCCTGGAGTGTTCACAGTGGGGCAAGACAGCAAAGGTGAGGATAGGGACAACCCTCCCAGGAGCGGGGCATGGGGGAATCCAAGGGGAGCAAGGAAGGCAGGGGGAAGGCTTAGGGGTCTGAGGGGCCTTCCACGTAAGTACCTTGTCCTGGCTGTTCTGGAAACACATACCTCCCATCGGAGGTGACCGCCCGCTCTGCAACATGTATGAGTAGAGATCAGGAGCTAAGACATGTAGTTCCAACCAGAAGGCCTCCCTGTTCTGCCAGCTCCCTCACAACCCCCCATGGTTCTTACTACCACTTGCCCACAAGCCTTCTCACCTCTGTCCACCAGAAAGCGAAGTTTCTGGACCACTGCCAAGTTCCCACTCACACGGTAAATGCCATCCACATCTAGACCTAGGAGATGAGGCGGGGAGAAGACAAGAACTGCTGTTCTAAAGTGAGTGTGGTGAGGCAGCTGAGGGTGGAGAGAAAAAGAGCAGAGTAGGAAGACTAGGATGGGGGAGGTGAAGATTCTAGGCTTTGGCCTGTTAGAAGGAGATTCTGGGGTGTCTAGGAAAATGACCTCTTTTATCCACAGCAGCAATGCAGAGCCGCATAAAGCTGGGCACCGTGTCCCCTTCCCGTTGGCACAGTGATTCTAACTGGCAGCCGAATACTTGGTCTGGGGAGACACAAAGTGAGGTGGGAAGCCAGTGCCAGGGTCACTCATGGAAGCTCTTCTCAGCCACATATCTTCACCCCCAATTAGGGCCAGCCCTTCTGCCTATCTGTGccaggcctggggaaggaggtATACCCCACCCCTAAAACAATCTGGCAAGGGGGtacacctctccccacccctcccccaaacaaTCTGGAGTACTGGGAAAAGCAGTGGTCTCAGAAGGCtgtgatctattaatatttctgggaAGCTCTACTCTGAGCTTCGCTGCAGTTTTCTCATCCACGAAATGGGGCTGATGCCCACATCAGGATGTAAAAGTGCTGCAAAACACTAAAGCAGGCAAGAAGGAGGAGGGCCCCAGCTGGCACAGCCCACCTCACCTCGGAGCAGACCCCGCTCCTGCAGGCTTTGCAAGGGCGGTCTCTTCGCAATGAGCCGCTTTAGTTTATTCCGCACGCGGTTCTGCTCAGTGCCTTCCGGACCCCGACCTGTAGGAGGCAAGCAGAGTCAGAGCCGCCGGCGGGCTCCCGCCGTGCGCTGCAGGCCAGGCTCCCACGACCCGCCCCTTACTGGAGCTTCGGCGGCTGCTAAGGCGCAGTAGCGGCTTGGACACCGGCTCCGACTCCTCTTCTTCGTCCTCCCCTGCGCTCAGCTCCCCCAGCTCCGCAGGTCCAGAGCCTGACAGACGCAACTCCAGGGGGTTCTCCCGATCCTAGGcccgggggcggggtgggggcgggggaggggcggcggaGGCCGCGTTGGAGgttggaagagagaggagagaaatctGCACCCCTAGCTGGACGCAAGGAGACCCCAACCGGCTGCTGGGGTCCCACGTCCTAGCCCTATCCCAGGCCAGGGCTCTACGCCGGGaccaccctgccccccaccgcCCTCTGACTCCTGTTGTTCCTACCCGACTCCCTTGGCCCGTCCCCGCTCAAGCCTCTCCCAGGTCTCCCACCCATCTAACCAGCCGCTCGATGACCGCCCGCAGCGCGCGATGCCAGGCTCGCAGCTCGGTCTCGTGGTCCGACTGCAGCAGGAACTCGTGGCCAGGGACCGTGCGGATCTGAGGGGCCGGCCGGGAAAGGCTTGGGTCAGCAGGGAGGAGCATAGAAAGCAGGGAGGCCGAGCGGGAGATCCCTCGGGTCAGGTGGGGCTTTGCAGACGCCCGCGAGGACACTCACGTGCAGGACATTGCGGCGGCTAGACAGGTGGCGGCCGTGCGCCAGGGCCGCCCCTCGCAGGTCCACGCTGCTTTCTGGCCGGCTGCCCGCTGGCCCCTGGCAATTAGGGGAGAAACTGAAGCCATGATGTTGTTTGCCTCACTGCTTCCTTCTCACCCGGTGGGCTGCAAGGAGGTGGGAGGCTTCCTCTCTCCTTTACCTTCCTCTACACCGCCCtctccacctccacccacccccttccccgcccccctcTCCCTGACAGCTGGCCTGAAGCGGAAACAACCCctccagcaccccccacccccactcacccAGCCTGAGGAGGGTGCAGTCGCCGGTGGATCTCTGTAGAACACCAGGCTGTTACCCGCTAACACCACCCAAGATGGGCCCCAGTTCTTCCTGCGGGGACGGAGGGGGAACAGCAGTGGTAGTGAAAAGGTCATTCTAGAATTACATGGGGAGGGCCCTCTCTCTACCACGCGGAATCTAACAGCCCAGAACGCTGGTGCATTCCAGGGTCTCCTCACCTGAGCTTGCGCCCCCCTTGGGCAATCTTGGTCATGTTGAGCAGGCCGGACTTTTCCACCTCCTGGGAAGCGGAGGGAGTAGCATCTGTAAATCACCCTGTGCCCTCCACAGTGGCCCCGGCTTTCCCTAAGGGTTTCCCAGGAGTGAGGTCCCTTAAAGTTGGGGGAAGAGGGCTGGGTAAGAGAGAATACCCAGAAAGAGGAAGATGTTTTTGAGGAGCAGGaattggggggtggggcagggaggatcTTGGCATTCACAAGGAAATGGGACATTCACATGGGGGTCGTCCAGGAGCTGCGGCAGAGGTCTAGGCATCTGCAAGGCTGGACGCTGGTCTGAAGGGTCAAGCTGGGAGGTGCGTCGGCGGAAGCCTGGTGAACCCTAGAAAGGGATTGGAGAAGCAGGTGGAGGAACCTTTAACTTAAGGGTTCCTGGCTGTACGAGGAAGAGGGGTGCAGATGTGGGTGAGAGGCAGGGGGTATGGTGGATAACGAGAAAGTCGTAACAAGTGGGCTTTTTCTGCATGTaattgggaggtgggagggatcTCACCTGTGGGCCAAGCAGTTCTGGGGTCCCTGTGTCAGATCCTGAGCCTTTTGCCTGAGGTTTGCGGACACCGTTGTCCCTATTCAGGGTCTGTGTCCCGTCCATGGAGccagggttctgggttaggggaGGGGGAGATAAAGCTATATCCGGCTGCCACCTCAACCCGCTCTCCACACCCTGCTCAcattttgctgatttcttctgaTCTTTTGAGAGCCCCAGAGAGAAAACACACTACCTTTAGGGTTCAGCAGGAAATTAGAAGGAGATTGAGGGGGACTACAGGACAAGCAGGAGGGAAGGTCTCACCGACTCGCCACGACTACGGCGTGGGGGCTTCCAGGACTTGCAACCGGTTAGCGAATTGATGTAGAAGCAGCGTCCGGAGTTGGGGTCCAGGTGCTGCTCCCAAGCATCCAGCTTCTGCAGCA is a window from the Eulemur rufifrons isolate Redbay chromosome 16, OSU_ERuf_1, whole genome shotgun sequence genome containing:
- the GLI1 gene encoding zinc finger protein GLI1 isoform X1 → MFNSMTPPPVSSYGEPCCVRPLPSQGAPSMGTEGLSGLPFCHQANLMSGPHSYGPARETNSCTEGPLFPPPRSGVKLTKKRALSISPLSDASLDLQTVIRTSPSSLVAFINSRCTSPGGSYGHLSIGTMSPSLGFPPQMNHQKGTSPSFGIQPCGPHDSARVGMMPHPQSRGPLPTCQLKSELDMLVGKCPEEPLEGDMSSPNSTGTQDPLLGMLDGREDLEREEKPEPESVYETDCRWDGCSQEFDSQEQLVHHINSEHIHGERKEFVCHWGGCSRELRPFKAQYMLVVHMRRHTGEKPHKCTFEGCRKSYSRLENLKTHLRSHTGEKPYMCEHEGCSKAFSNASDRAKHQNRTHSNEKPYVCKLPGCTKRYTDPSSLRKHVKTVHGPDAHVTKRHRGDGPLPRAPSLSTVEPKRELEGGPIREESRLAVPEGAVKPQPSPGAQSSCSSDHSPAGSAANTDSGVEMTGNAGGSTEDLSSLDEGPCIAGTGLSTLHRLENLRLDQLHQLRPIGTRGLKLPSLSHTGTPVSRRLGPPVSLDRRSSSSSSISSAYTVSRRSSLASPFPPGSPPENGASSLPGLTPAQHYLLRAKYSSARGGGTPPTVAPSLDRMGGLPAPPWRSRAEYPGYNPNAGVTRRASDPARAADRPAPARVQRFKSLGCVHTPLTVAGGGRNLDPHLPTSVYSPQPPSITENVAMDTRGLREEPEVGTSMMGSGLNPYMDFPPADTLGYGGPEGAAAEPYGARGPGSLPLGPGPPTNYSPNPCPQQISYPDPTPETWGEFSSHSGLYPGPKAGAYSQCPRLEHYGQVQVKPEQGCPVGSDSTGLAPCLNAHPNEGPPRPQPLFSHYPQPPPPQYPQPGPYTQPPPDYLPSEPRPGLDFDSPAHSTGQLKAQRVCNYVQSQQELLWEAGGRGDAPVQEPCYQSPKFLGGSQVSPNPAKAPVTTYGPGFAPSLPNHKSGSYPTPSLCHENFVVGANRASHRAAAPPRLLPPLPTCYGPLKVGSTNPSCGHPEVGRLGGGPALYPPPEGQVCNPLDSLDLDNTQLDFVAILDEAQGLSPPHSQEQGGSSEHTPPPSGAPNMAVGNMSVLLRSLPGETQFLNTSA
- the GLI1 gene encoding zinc finger protein GLI1 isoform X2, whose protein sequence is MFNSMTPPPVSSYGEPCCVRPLPSQGAPSMGTEVKLTKKRALSISPLSDASLDLQTVIRTSPSSLVAFINSRCTSPGGSYGHLSIGTMSPSLGFPPQMNHQKGTSPSFGIQPCGPHDSARVGMMPHPQSRGPLPTCQLKSELDMLVGKCPEEPLEGDMSSPNSTGTQDPLLGMLDGREDLEREEKPEPESVYETDCRWDGCSQEFDSQEQLVHHINSEHIHGERKEFVCHWGGCSRELRPFKAQYMLVVHMRRHTGEKPHKCTFEGCRKSYSRLENLKTHLRSHTGEKPYMCEHEGCSKAFSNASDRAKHQNRTHSNEKPYVCKLPGCTKRYTDPSSLRKHVKTVHGPDAHVTKRHRGDGPLPRAPSLSTVEPKRELEGGPIREESRLAVPEGAVKPQPSPGAQSSCSSDHSPAGSAANTDSGVEMTGNAGGSTEDLSSLDEGPCIAGTGLSTLHRLENLRLDQLHQLRPIGTRGLKLPSLSHTGTPVSRRLGPPVSLDRRSSSSSSISSAYTVSRRSSLASPFPPGSPPENGASSLPGLTPAQHYLLRAKYSSARGGGTPPTVAPSLDRMGGLPAPPWRSRAEYPGYNPNAGVTRRASDPARAADRPAPARVQRFKSLGCVHTPLTVAGGGRNLDPHLPTSVYSPQPPSITENVAMDTRGLREEPEVGTSMMGSGLNPYMDFPPADTLGYGGPEGAAAEPYGARGPGSLPLGPGPPTNYSPNPCPQQISYPDPTPETWGEFSSHSGLYPGPKAGAYSQCPRLEHYGQVQVKPEQGCPVGSDSTGLAPCLNAHPNEGPPRPQPLFSHYPQPPPPQYPQPGPYTQPPPDYLPSEPRPGLDFDSPAHSTGQLKAQRVCNYVQSQQELLWEAGGRGDAPVQEPCYQSPKFLGGSQVSPNPAKAPVTTYGPGFAPSLPNHKSGSYPTPSLCHENFVVGANRASHRAAAPPRLLPPLPTCYGPLKVGSTNPSCGHPEVGRLGGGPALYPPPEGQVCNPLDSLDLDNTQLDFVAILDEAQGLSPPHSQEQGGSSEHTPPPSGAPNMAVGNMSVLLRSLPGETQFLNTSA
- the ARHGAP9 gene encoding rho GTPase-activating protein 9; translation: MLSGRWWPSTWGSLGLGPRSPSRGSQLCALYAFTYTGADGRQVSLAEGDRFLLLRKTNSDWWLARRLGAPSTSRPIFVPAAYMTEESIPYQSRATITPSQSLWTPEPKLSHSSLEKPDLSQALPGRGQATSEQPPPLPLKMCRSASVANLRPSLLKPTQEAPSGRSLSQEDLLSEGNSSMRGPQPLMSEAPVYCNLVDLRRCPRSPPPGPACPLLQKLDAWEQHLDPNSGRCFYINSLTGCKSWKPPRRSRGESNPGSMDGTQTLNRDNGVRKPQAKGSGSDTGTPELLGPQGSPGFRRRTSQLDPSDQRPALQMPRPLPQLLDDPHEVEKSGLLNMTKIAQGGRKLRKNWGPSWVVLAGNSLVFYRDPPATAPSSGWGPAGSRPESSVDLRGAALAHGRHLSSRRNVLHIRTVPGHEFLLQSDHETELRAWHRALRAVIERLDRENPLELRLSGSGPAELGELSAGEDEEEESEPVSKPLLRLSSRRSSSRGPEGTEQNRVRNKLKRLIAKRPPLQSLQERGLLRDQVFGCQLESLCQREGDTVPSFMRLCIAAVDKRGLDVDGIYRVSGNLAVVQKLRFLVDRERAVTSDGRYVFPEQPGQEGRLDLDSAEWDDIHVVTGALKLFLRELPQPLVPPLLLPHFRAALALSESEQRLSQIQELIGSMPKPNHDTLRYLLEHLCRVIAHSDKNRMTPHNLGIVFGPTLFRPEQETSDPAAHALYPGQLVQLMLTNFTNLFP
- the GLI1 gene encoding zinc finger protein GLI1 isoform X3, producing MSPSLGFPPQMNHQKGTSPSFGIQPCGPHDSARVGMMPHPQSRGPLPTCQLKSELDMLVGKCPEEPLEGDMSSPNSTGTQDPLLGMLDGREDLEREEKPEPESVYETDCRWDGCSQEFDSQEQLVHHINSEHIHGERKEFVCHWGGCSRELRPFKAQYMLVVHMRRHTGEKPHKCTFEGCRKSYSRLENLKTHLRSHTGEKPYMCEHEGCSKAFSNASDRAKHQNRTHSNEKPYVCKLPGCTKRYTDPSSLRKHVKTVHGPDAHVTKRHRGDGPLPRAPSLSTVEPKRELEGGPIREESRLAVPEGAVKPQPSPGAQSSCSSDHSPAGSAANTDSGVEMTGNAGGSTEDLSSLDEGPCIAGTGLSTLHRLENLRLDQLHQLRPIGTRGLKLPSLSHTGTPVSRRLGPPVSLDRRSSSSSSISSAYTVSRRSSLASPFPPGSPPENGASSLPGLTPAQHYLLRAKYSSARGGGTPPTVAPSLDRMGGLPAPPWRSRAEYPGYNPNAGVTRRASDPARAADRPAPARVQRFKSLGCVHTPLTVAGGGRNLDPHLPTSVYSPQPPSITENVAMDTRGLREEPEVGTSMMGSGLNPYMDFPPADTLGYGGPEGAAAEPYGARGPGSLPLGPGPPTNYSPNPCPQQISYPDPTPETWGEFSSHSGLYPGPKAGAYSQCPRLEHYGQVQVKPEQGCPVGSDSTGLAPCLNAHPNEGPPRPQPLFSHYPQPPPPQYPQPGPYTQPPPDYLPSEPRPGLDFDSPAHSTGQLKAQRVCNYVQSQQELLWEAGGRGDAPVQEPCYQSPKFLGGSQVSPNPAKAPVTTYGPGFAPSLPNHKSGSYPTPSLCHENFVVGANRASHRAAAPPRLLPPLPTCYGPLKVGSTNPSCGHPEVGRLGGGPALYPPPEGQVCNPLDSLDLDNTQLDFVAILDEAQGLSPPHSQEQGGSSEHTPPPSGAPNMAVGNMSVLLRSLPGETQFLNTSA